The Burkholderia cepacia ATCC 25416 genome includes a window with the following:
- a CDS encoding DinB family protein has translation MSAPPQNPIAPSVTTDRITLPASAADTLRMLVRYKSWANGLTFKSVMDLPAGEALRQRPTRFGNMVHTLNHVYVVDDIFRHHLQGKKHTYTSRNTDHTPAVSDLWKAVQEMDRWYINLVDTWSDADLAKAVHFEFVGGGEGVMTREQIVLHVVNHATYHRGFVGDMMYQVPFAPPSNDLPVFIRDHYRDAR, from the coding sequence ATGTCTGCCCCCCCGCAGAACCCGATTGCTCCATCCGTAACCACCGATCGCATCACACTGCCCGCCTCGGCGGCAGACACCTTAAGAATGCTGGTGCGCTACAAGTCCTGGGCGAATGGACTGACGTTCAAGAGCGTGATGGACCTGCCGGCTGGCGAAGCCCTTCGGCAGAGACCGACGCGGTTCGGAAACATGGTGCATACCTTGAATCATGTCTACGTGGTCGACGACATTTTCAGACATCATCTGCAAGGAAAGAAGCACACCTATACCTCGCGCAACACCGACCACACGCCTGCCGTTTCCGATCTTTGGAAAGCGGTTCAGGAAATGGACCGCTGGTACATCAATCTTGTCGACACCTGGTCGGACGCGGATCTCGCGAAAGCCGTTCATTTCGAGTTTGTTGGCGGAGGAGAAGGCGTCATGACCCGCGAGCAAATCGTGCTGCATGTCGTCAATCACGCCACCTATCACCGCGGATTTGTCGGCGACATGATGTATCAGGTGCCTTTCGCGCCACCGTCAAACGATCTTCCCGTATTCATCAGGGATCACTATCGCGATGCCCGGTGA
- a CDS encoding cation diffusion facilitator family transporter codes for MQRTSRATPHVYAATSRALAASLAINLLLLVVETVAAWSAHSSGLLADVAHAAIDLAADALILVACRLDARLPPERRPTCEPLALAGLGALLVATGAQMIWHATNRFAAPPVVQPGMTTLALVAVTLAGKAALSHWMLRKARETGSALLEASGWHVRTDALASLLAALAMGAARIGFGRLDDLAALAIGALVIRTGAGFIRRGYAQWPALASWAGRSTRGS; via the coding sequence ATGCAGCGCACGTCGCGCGCCACGCCCCACGTTTATGCGGCCACGTCCCGTGCCCTCGCCGCCAGCCTTGCGATCAACCTGCTGCTGCTCGTCGTCGAGACGGTCGCGGCATGGTCCGCGCATTCGTCGGGGTTGCTCGCGGACGTCGCGCACGCGGCGATCGATCTCGCAGCCGATGCGCTGATCCTCGTTGCATGCCGGCTCGACGCGCGCCTGCCGCCGGAACGGCGCCCGACCTGCGAGCCGCTTGCGCTCGCGGGCCTCGGCGCATTGCTCGTGGCGACCGGCGCGCAGATGATCTGGCACGCGACGAACCGGTTCGCTGCGCCGCCCGTCGTACAGCCGGGCATGACGACGCTCGCGCTCGTCGCCGTCACGCTCGCCGGCAAGGCCGCGCTGTCGCACTGGATGCTGCGCAAGGCGCGCGAGACGGGCTCCGCGCTGCTCGAGGCGAGCGGCTGGCATGTCCGGACCGATGCGCTGGCGTCGCTGCTGGCGGCGCTCGCGATGGGCGCGGCACGGATCGGTTTCGGCCGTCTCGACGACCTGGCCGCGCTCGCGATCGGCGCGCTCGTGATCCGCACGGGCGCCGGTTTCATCCGGCGCGGTTACGCGCAGTGGCCGGCGCTGGCGTCGTGGGCGGGTCGCTCCACGCGCGGGTCGTGA
- a CDS encoding helix-turn-helix transcriptional regulator, protein METRWAPQESQATSDEADIGVADFSELMARIYQGPLETPPWAGALELVRRLLQANYVTLILRAAASDRRAPLSVHASEYGPVVPGDGEASYNNYYYSLDPFVGLPADRVVTVDDVFGDTGWLSSELYKQFLKPQDVRYILGADLRTPSGVECRFRVCRNHASKQFSARDKAICALLLPHLKRAVELHSRLDTAEVERSIYANAINRMQIGTITLDENGTIIDMNSVADEILKQNNGLTIARGTIEATDAQENRTLKRLIRHAVMGHHGTAAATVEAMPITRSFDKPRLGLLVRTVLLSDWSEDNKRRPAVTLFLRDPDRKPQGAQEIIRKLFDLTPAETSLALLLTNGLTLEEAAEESGISKNTARTHLRAIFSKTGVTRQATLVRILLGSVVPLG, encoded by the coding sequence ATGGAGACGAGATGGGCTCCGCAAGAGAGCCAGGCAACCAGTGACGAGGCCGACATCGGCGTCGCCGATTTCAGCGAGCTGATGGCGCGCATCTACCAGGGCCCGCTGGAAACGCCGCCGTGGGCGGGTGCGCTCGAGCTGGTTCGCCGGTTGCTGCAGGCCAACTACGTGACGCTGATCCTGCGCGCGGCCGCGAGCGACCGCCGCGCGCCGCTGTCCGTGCACGCATCGGAATACGGCCCGGTCGTGCCGGGTGACGGCGAAGCGTCGTACAACAACTACTACTATTCGCTCGATCCGTTCGTCGGCCTGCCGGCCGATCGCGTGGTCACGGTCGACGACGTGTTCGGCGACACGGGCTGGCTGTCGAGCGAACTGTACAAGCAGTTCCTGAAGCCGCAGGACGTGCGCTACATCCTCGGCGCGGATCTCCGCACGCCGTCGGGCGTCGAGTGCCGGTTCCGCGTATGCCGCAACCATGCTTCGAAACAGTTCTCCGCGCGCGACAAGGCGATCTGCGCGTTGCTGCTGCCGCACCTGAAGCGTGCGGTCGAGCTGCATTCGCGGCTCGACACGGCCGAAGTCGAGCGCTCGATCTACGCGAACGCGATCAACCGGATGCAGATCGGCACGATCACGCTCGACGAGAACGGCACGATCATCGACATGAACAGCGTCGCCGACGAAATCCTGAAGCAGAACAACGGCCTGACGATTGCGCGCGGCACGATCGAGGCGACCGACGCGCAGGAGAACCGCACGCTCAAGCGGCTGATCCGCCACGCGGTGATGGGGCACCACGGCACGGCCGCGGCGACCGTCGAGGCGATGCCGATCACGCGCAGCTTCGACAAGCCGCGCCTCGGGCTGCTGGTGCGCACGGTGCTGCTGTCCGACTGGTCGGAGGACAACAAGCGGCGGCCGGCCGTCACGCTGTTCCTGCGCGACCCCGACCGCAAGCCGCAGGGTGCGCAGGAAATCATCCGCAAGCTGTTCGACCTGACGCCGGCCGAGACGTCGCTCGCGCTGCTGCTGACGAACGGGCTGACGCTCGAGGAGGCCGCGGAGGAATCGGGGATCAGCAAGAACACGGCGCGCACGCACCTGCGCGCGATCTTCTCGAAGACGGGCGTCACGCGCCAGGCGACGCTCGTGCGAATTCTGCTCGGGAGCGTCGTGCCGCTCGGGTAA
- a CDS encoding alpha/beta hydrolase: MPLDPQAQALLAAFAQAPAIDFAQLTVPAYRASLAAGGAFAPGDAVAAEEDWQIPASGRQLSARLYRPAADGPLPLTVFFHGGGFVACGIDSHANLCRSLAARARTLVLSVDYRLAPEARFPAAAHDACDAVRWAAASARDLGARTGALAVAGDSAGGNLAAVAALQLRGSGIAIAHQLLLYPVVDCATEHPSYESLGNGYFLTADMMRWFKRHYFDDGTDRASPLASPLAAPDVAGAAPATIVSAEFDPLRDEAEAYALRLAQAGTPVTVVRWPGQLHGFASMLGAIDAADRVLTFSADALRRAFDATEAP; the protein is encoded by the coding sequence ATGCCGCTCGACCCACAGGCGCAGGCGCTGCTCGCCGCGTTCGCCCAGGCACCCGCGATCGATTTCGCGCAGCTCACCGTTCCCGCGTATCGCGCGAGTCTCGCCGCCGGCGGCGCGTTCGCCCCGGGCGATGCCGTCGCCGCCGAAGAGGACTGGCAGATTCCCGCATCGGGCCGTCAGTTGTCCGCACGGCTGTATCGGCCCGCTGCCGACGGGCCCTTGCCGCTGACGGTGTTCTTCCACGGCGGCGGCTTCGTCGCGTGCGGCATCGATTCGCACGCGAACCTGTGCCGCAGCCTCGCGGCCCGTGCGCGCACGCTCGTGTTGTCGGTCGACTACCGGCTCGCGCCCGAGGCGCGTTTCCCGGCCGCCGCGCACGATGCATGCGACGCCGTGCGCTGGGCCGCTGCCAGCGCGCGCGATCTCGGCGCGCGCACCGGCGCGCTGGCGGTCGCCGGCGACAGCGCCGGCGGCAATCTTGCGGCGGTCGCCGCGCTGCAGTTGCGCGGCTCGGGCATCGCGATCGCGCACCAGTTGCTGCTGTATCCGGTCGTCGATTGCGCGACCGAGCATCCGTCGTACGAATCGCTCGGCAACGGCTATTTCCTGACAGCGGACATGATGCGCTGGTTCAAGCGCCACTATTTCGACGACGGCACCGATCGCGCATCGCCGCTTGCAAGCCCGCTTGCCGCGCCGGACGTCGCGGGCGCGGCGCCGGCGACGATCGTCAGCGCCGAATTCGATCCGCTGCGCGACGAGGCCGAGGCGTATGCGTTGCGTCTCGCACAGGCCGGCACACCGGTGACCGTCGTGCGCTGGCCGGGCCAGCTTCACGGTTTCGCCAGCATGCTCGGCGCGATCGATGCGGCCGACCGCGTGCTGACCTTCAGCGCCGACGCGCTGCGCCGCGCGTTCGACGCGACGGAGGCGCCATGA
- the ribBA gene encoding bifunctional 3,4-dihydroxy-2-butanone-4-phosphate synthase/GTP cyclohydrolase II — MSIAGTREIVDELRAGRMVLLVDEEDRENEGDLVIAADHVTPEAINFMARFGRGLICLTLTAERCEQLRLPPMADHNGTPFGTAFTVSIEAAEGVTTGISAADRAHTIRAAVRAGARPDDLVQPGHVFPIAARPGGVLVRAGHTEAGCDLAALAGLTPASVICEVMNDDGTMARLPELKAFAAHHGLKIGTIADLIHYRREHESLVERVGERPLHTPWGQFRAIEYRDTVHGAPHLALVRGEPDPSTPVLTRVHECHSLLDLLDAEPSAHSWPLHAALQRIDAAGCGVAVLLDCDMRGDAMRMPAGHARRDGRVTGIGSQILRELGVRRLNVLSSPFRLPALSGHDLEIMAFIPLGDDDPESARSAHANPLRAA; from the coding sequence ATGAGCATCGCCGGCACGCGGGAGATCGTCGACGAGCTGCGTGCGGGCCGGATGGTCCTGCTCGTCGACGAAGAGGATCGCGAGAACGAAGGCGATCTCGTGATCGCGGCCGATCACGTGACGCCGGAAGCGATCAATTTCATGGCGCGCTTCGGGCGCGGGCTGATCTGCCTGACGCTGACCGCCGAGCGCTGCGAGCAGTTGCGCCTGCCGCCGATGGCCGATCACAACGGTACGCCGTTCGGCACCGCGTTCACCGTCAGCATCGAGGCGGCCGAAGGCGTGACGACCGGCATTTCGGCGGCCGATCGCGCGCATACGATTCGCGCGGCGGTGCGGGCCGGCGCCCGCCCCGACGACCTCGTCCAGCCGGGCCACGTGTTCCCGATCGCCGCGCGCCCGGGCGGCGTGCTCGTGCGCGCGGGGCACACCGAGGCCGGCTGCGATCTCGCGGCGCTCGCGGGGCTCACGCCCGCATCGGTGATCTGCGAGGTGATGAACGACGACGGCACGATGGCGCGGCTGCCCGAGCTGAAGGCGTTCGCCGCGCATCACGGGCTGAAGATCGGCACCATTGCCGACCTGATCCATTACCGGCGCGAACACGAATCGCTCGTCGAACGCGTCGGCGAGCGGCCGCTGCATACGCCGTGGGGGCAATTCCGTGCGATCGAGTATCGCGACACCGTGCACGGCGCGCCGCATCTCGCGCTCGTGCGCGGCGAGCCCGATCCGTCGACGCCGGTGCTGACGCGCGTGCACGAATGCCATTCGCTGCTCGACCTGCTCGATGCGGAGCCGTCCGCGCATTCGTGGCCGCTGCATGCCGCGCTGCAACGGATCGACGCGGCCGGCTGCGGGGTCGCGGTGCTGCTCGACTGCGACATGCGCGGCGACGCGATGCGGATGCCGGCCGGCCATGCGCGCCGCGACGGACGCGTGACGGGAATCGGCTCGCAGATCCTGCGCGAGCTCGGCGTGCGGCGGCTGAACGTGCTGTCGAGCCCGTTCCGGTTGCCCGCGCTGTCGGGACACGACCTGGAGATCATGGCGTTCATTCCGCTCGGCGACGACGATCCGGAAAGCGCGCGAAGCGCGCATGCGAACCCGCTGCGGGCGGCGTGA
- a CDS encoding helix-turn-helix domain-containing protein: MAFPVQTLTQLRPILVGFRKSAGLTQAQLAARLGVTQQSYAQLEANPSAVSIERLFKVLNTLGVRMTLALGTQDASAASADPAPDADADADAAPAVRQPAASKRKPDAARGTTAAKNPARPAAGAARKRPATATPGKPRVSKREDW, encoded by the coding sequence ATGGCCTTTCCTGTCCAGACCCTGACCCAACTGCGTCCGATACTCGTCGGCTTCCGGAAATCCGCGGGGCTCACGCAGGCGCAATTGGCCGCCCGCCTGGGCGTCACGCAGCAATCCTACGCGCAGCTCGAAGCCAACCCGTCGGCGGTCAGCATCGAGCGGCTCTTCAAGGTACTGAACACACTCGGCGTGCGCATGACGCTCGCGCTGGGCACGCAGGACGCTTCGGCGGCATCGGCCGATCCTGCGCCCGATGCCGATGCCGATGCCGATGCCGCGCCGGCGGTCCGCCAACCCGCCGCGAGCAAACGCAAGCCGGATGCGGCGCGCGGCACCACGGCCGCCAAAAATCCAGCCCGGCCTGCGGCCGGCGCCGCGCGCAAGCGGCCCGCGACGGCAACACCCGGCAAGCCACGGGTTTCGAAGCGGGAGGACTGGTGA
- a CDS encoding type II toxin-antitoxin system HipA family toxin, which yields MATHARHDRLDLWMNGIPVGYWEVRRGVERLVYLPAWLDDPQGRPLSLSLPFTPGNQPHQGAIVADYFDNLLPDSEPIRRRIAQRYRLRSTAPFELLASIGRDCVGAIQMLPPDEMPIDLETIDGVTLDDAAVAEVLRHATAAPLPGHAEPEGDLRLSIAGAQEKTALLRQGNRWLRPSGSTPTTHIFKLPLGRVGNMQADMRTSVENEWLCAKLVAAYGLPVAACDIGRFDDQKALIVERFDRRASRDRTWILRLPQEDMCQATGTPSGAKYESDGGPGIDTIMGILANSADAAPDRMNFFVAQLVFWVLAAIDGHAKNFSIAHLPGNTYRSTPLYDVLSAHPIIGTRRNQLPPRRARLAMAVCGKNRHYVIGEIQPRHWIAQGRRVGLTEDDVHAAMAAVVARTEPAIAEAAAQIPAEFPVDVADAIFDGMRRQVRKLRAGDLA from the coding sequence ATGGCCACGCATGCCCGTCACGACCGGCTCGACCTGTGGATGAACGGCATTCCGGTGGGCTACTGGGAAGTCCGGCGCGGCGTCGAGCGTCTCGTCTACCTGCCGGCCTGGCTCGACGATCCACAGGGGCGGCCGCTGTCGCTGTCGCTGCCCTTCACGCCCGGCAACCAGCCGCACCAGGGCGCGATCGTCGCCGATTATTTCGACAACCTGCTGCCGGACAGCGAGCCGATTCGCCGCCGCATCGCGCAGCGTTACCGGCTCCGGTCGACGGCGCCGTTCGAGCTGCTCGCGTCGATCGGCCGCGATTGCGTCGGCGCGATCCAGATGCTGCCGCCCGACGAAATGCCCATCGATCTTGAGACGATCGACGGCGTGACGCTCGACGATGCGGCCGTCGCCGAGGTGCTGCGCCACGCGACCGCCGCGCCGCTGCCCGGCCATGCGGAGCCGGAAGGCGACCTGCGCCTGTCGATTGCCGGGGCGCAGGAAAAGACGGCATTGCTGCGCCAGGGAAACCGCTGGCTGCGGCCGTCGGGCAGCACGCCGACGACGCACATCTTCAAGCTGCCGCTCGGGCGTGTCGGGAACATGCAGGCCGACATGCGGACGTCCGTCGAAAACGAATGGCTGTGCGCGAAGCTCGTCGCCGCGTACGGCTTGCCGGTCGCGGCGTGCGACATCGGCCGGTTCGACGACCAGAAGGCGTTGATCGTCGAGCGCTTCGACCGGCGTGCTTCGCGCGACCGCACGTGGATCCTGCGGTTGCCGCAGGAGGACATGTGCCAGGCGACCGGCACGCCGTCGGGCGCGAAATACGAATCCGACGGCGGCCCGGGCATCGACACGATCATGGGCATCCTCGCCAATTCGGCCGACGCCGCGCCCGACCGGATGAATTTCTTCGTCGCGCAGCTTGTGTTCTGGGTGCTGGCGGCGATCGACGGGCATGCGAAGAACTTCAGCATCGCGCACCTGCCCGGCAACACGTACCGCAGCACGCCGCTGTACGACGTGCTGTCCGCGCATCCGATCATCGGCACGCGCCGCAACCAGCTTCCGCCGCGCCGCGCGCGGCTCGCGATGGCCGTGTGCGGGAAAAACCGGCACTACGTGATCGGCGAGATCCAGCCGCGCCACTGGATCGCACAGGGCCGGCGCGTCGGCCTGACCGAAGACGACGTGCACGCCGCGATGGCGGCCGTCGTCGCTCGCACGGAACCCGCGATCGCGGAAGCCGCGGCGCAGATCCCGGCGGAATTTCCGGTGGACGTGGCGGATGCGATCTTCGACGGGATGCGGCGGCAGGTCCGCAAGCTCCGGGCAGGCGATCTCGCGTGA
- a CDS encoding NADH:flavin oxidoreductase translates to MESADLTTAFSPLQIGPLTLRNRLIKSATNEGMTPNGVPSRALVRFHERIAEGGAALTTVAYCAISDDGRTFVDQARLDVPTARQFRALTDAVHRHGAAASAQITHGGCFTFLPSLSTRRPLSASGGFNKVGVMSGRFLKQAMTRDQMSAVADEFAQAARHARDAGFDAVEIHMGHGYLLSQFLSPLYNRRRDAYGGDAARRAAFPAEVLRRVLDAVGRDLAVVCKIGVTEGVRGGGTADDACGIARRLEAEGAHLLVLSGGMNVESVWRLFGSPLPGDARANADNAIVRAAMALQKLTEPKMGAFREMYFLEHSRKVRASVRMPLAYLGGVRSRGNVELAMREGFDAVALARALVFEPDFVNGLRDGRLAQSGCTSCNRCVVSMYTPGGTACVLHEPNDPAPNRVPAAGA, encoded by the coding sequence ATGGAATCCGCCGACCTCACGACCGCGTTCAGCCCGCTGCAGATCGGCCCGCTGACGCTGCGCAACCGCCTGATCAAGTCAGCCACCAACGAGGGCATGACGCCGAACGGCGTGCCGTCGCGCGCGCTCGTCCGTTTTCACGAACGCATCGCCGAAGGCGGCGCCGCGCTGACGACCGTCGCGTACTGCGCGATCAGCGACGACGGACGCACGTTCGTCGACCAGGCACGGCTCGACGTGCCGACGGCCCGCCAGTTCCGCGCGCTGACCGACGCCGTCCATCGCCACGGCGCCGCCGCCTCCGCGCAGATCACGCACGGCGGCTGCTTCACGTTCCTGCCGTCGCTGTCGACCCGACGGCCGTTGAGCGCATCGGGCGGTTTCAACAAGGTCGGCGTGATGAGCGGCCGCTTTTTGAAGCAGGCGATGACGCGCGACCAGATGTCCGCGGTCGCCGACGAATTCGCGCAGGCCGCACGCCATGCGCGCGACGCCGGCTTCGATGCGGTCGAGATCCACATGGGGCACGGCTATCTGCTCAGCCAGTTCCTGTCGCCGCTGTACAACCGCCGCCGCGATGCGTACGGCGGCGACGCGGCACGGCGCGCCGCTTTCCCGGCCGAGGTGCTGCGCCGCGTGCTCGACGCGGTGGGCCGCGATCTCGCCGTCGTCTGCAAGATCGGCGTGACCGAAGGCGTGCGCGGCGGCGGAACCGCCGACGACGCATGCGGGATCGCGCGGCGGCTCGAAGCCGAAGGCGCGCACCTGCTCGTGCTCAGCGGCGGGATGAACGTCGAATCGGTGTGGCGGCTGTTCGGCAGCCCGTTGCCCGGCGACGCGCGCGCGAACGCCGACAACGCGATCGTGCGCGCGGCGATGGCGCTGCAGAAACTCACCGAGCCGAAGATGGGCGCGTTTCGCGAGATGTATTTCCTCGAGCACTCGAGGAAGGTGCGCGCGTCCGTCCGGATGCCGCTCGCTTACCTCGGCGGCGTACGTTCGCGCGGGAACGTCGAGCTGGCGATGCGCGAAGGGTTCGATGCGGTCGCGCTCGCCCGCGCGCTCGTGTTCGAGCCGGATTTTGTCAACGGGCTGCGCGACGGCCGGCTCGCGCAGTCGGGCTGCACGTCGTGCAACCGTTGTGTCGTGTCGATGTACACGCCGGGCGGCACCGCGTGCGTCCTGCACGAGCCGAACGACCCCGCGCCGAACCGGGTGCCGGCCGCCGGCGCGTGA
- a CDS encoding 4-hydroxyphenylpyruvate dioxygenase family protein, which translates to MPGNSHPLSSDTPPVADPAANPLGMAGLEFVEFAAPVPEALAQRFEQLGFKAIARHVSKNVTLYRQGQMHFLINAEPDSFAARYAEEYGMGVCAIGLRVASARRAFERAIELGAWAFEGEKVGVGELKIPAIQGIGDSHLYFVDRWRGRDGQRGGVGDISIFDIDFRPIDIATAHTDLDCVGVGLQQVDHFTQTVGAGRMREWLDFYHDLLHFREIHEIDAHWHVSEESRVMVSPCGAVRIPVYEEGTRRTELMHAYLPDHPGEGVQHVALATDDILSCVDALRANGVEFIEPPARYYDDVDARLPGHGVDLDALRRRAVLVDGEIGGDGVPRLFFQTFVKRRPGEIFFEIVQRKGHHGFGEGNLAALARARDAG; encoded by the coding sequence ATGCCCGGCAATTCCCACCCCCTGTCCAGCGATACGCCGCCCGTTGCCGATCCGGCCGCCAATCCGCTCGGGATGGCCGGCCTCGAATTCGTCGAATTCGCGGCGCCGGTGCCCGAGGCGCTCGCGCAGCGCTTCGAGCAGCTCGGGTTCAAGGCGATCGCGCGGCATGTCAGCAAGAACGTCACGCTCTACCGGCAAGGTCAGATGCATTTCCTGATCAACGCCGAGCCCGATTCGTTCGCCGCGCGCTACGCGGAGGAATATGGGATGGGTGTCTGCGCGATCGGGCTGCGCGTGGCCAGCGCCCGGCGCGCGTTCGAGCGGGCGATCGAGCTCGGTGCGTGGGCGTTCGAAGGCGAGAAGGTCGGCGTCGGCGAGCTGAAGATCCCCGCGATCCAGGGCATCGGCGATTCGCACCTCTATTTCGTCGACCGCTGGCGCGGGCGCGACGGCCAGCGGGGCGGCGTCGGCGACATCTCGATCTTCGACATCGATTTCCGGCCGATCGACATCGCGACCGCGCATACCGATCTCGACTGCGTGGGCGTCGGGCTGCAGCAGGTCGATCATTTCACGCAGACCGTCGGCGCGGGGCGCATGCGGGAGTGGCTGGATTTCTACCACGACCTGCTGCATTTTCGCGAGATCCACGAAATCGACGCGCACTGGCACGTGTCGGAGGAATCGCGTGTGATGGTGTCGCCGTGCGGCGCGGTGCGGATTCCGGTCTACGAGGAAGGCACGCGGCGCACCGAGCTGATGCACGCGTATCTGCCCGACCATCCGGGCGAGGGCGTGCAGCACGTCGCGCTGGCTACCGACGACATCCTGTCCTGCGTCGATGCGCTGCGGGCGAACGGCGTCGAATTCATCGAGCCGCCGGCCCGCTATTACGATGACGTCGACGCGCGGCTGCCCGGGCATGGTGTCGATCTCGACGCGCTGCGCCGTCGCGCGGTGCTGGTCGACGGCGAGATCGGCGGCGACGGCGTGCCGAGGCTGTTCTTCCAGACTTTCGTCAAGCGCCGGCCGGGCGAGATCTTCTTCGAAATCGTGCAGCGCAAGGGACACCACGGGTTCGGCGAAGGCAATCTCGCGGCGCTCGCCCGCGCGCGCGACGCCGGCTGA
- the shiA gene encoding shikimate transporter, protein MTPTFDTLDAAASARVRSQARKAAIGSFVGAVVDWYDFLLYGIVAALVFNSEFFPKVSPTMGTLAAFATFGVGFLFRPLGGVVFGHYGDRLGRKRMLVLTVMLMGLSTVAIGLLPAFSTIGWWAPVLLVLMRAIQGFAVGGEWGGAALMAVESAPKQKKAFYSSGVQVGYGVGLVLATGIVSILSHTLGEAAFKSWGWRLPFVFSIVLVLIGLWVRKNMDESQEFVEKVEHGNRKLRLPVLEALTRHPKAFLLIIALRLAELFTMYIVTAFALSYSTTNLGMSRDLFLNIGLLVGAVSCVTIPCFAWLADRYGLRRIYLIGALIGVASAVPFFLALEARSIAWIVIFSILLANAAHDMVVSVQQPLFTELFGAEYRYSGAGVGYQFASVVGGGFTPFIAVGLVSVAGGSWHLVAGYLAVGCLISLIVAARMRAAQ, encoded by the coding sequence ATGACCCCAACCTTCGACACCCTCGACGCCGCCGCCAGCGCCCGCGTACGCAGCCAGGCCCGCAAGGCCGCGATCGGCAGCTTCGTCGGCGCTGTTGTCGACTGGTACGACTTCCTGCTGTACGGGATCGTCGCCGCGCTGGTATTCAATTCCGAGTTCTTCCCGAAAGTCAGCCCGACGATGGGCACGCTCGCGGCGTTCGCGACCTTCGGTGTCGGTTTCCTGTTCCGGCCGCTCGGCGGCGTCGTGTTCGGCCACTACGGCGACCGGCTCGGCCGCAAGCGGATGCTGGTCCTGACGGTGATGCTGATGGGGCTGTCGACGGTCGCGATCGGCCTGCTGCCGGCATTCTCGACGATCGGCTGGTGGGCACCCGTGCTGCTGGTGCTGATGCGCGCGATCCAGGGTTTCGCGGTCGGCGGCGAATGGGGCGGCGCGGCGCTGATGGCCGTCGAAAGCGCGCCGAAGCAAAAGAAGGCGTTCTACAGCAGCGGCGTGCAGGTCGGTTACGGCGTCGGCCTCGTGCTGGCCACGGGCATCGTGTCGATCCTGAGCCACACGCTCGGCGAGGCCGCGTTCAAGTCGTGGGGCTGGCGCCTGCCGTTCGTGTTCAGCATCGTGCTCGTGCTGATCGGGCTGTGGGTGCGCAAGAACATGGACGAATCGCAGGAGTTCGTCGAGAAGGTCGAACACGGCAACCGCAAGCTGCGCCTGCCGGTGCTGGAGGCACTGACGCGCCATCCGAAGGCGTTCCTGCTGATCATTGCGCTGCGGCTCGCCGAGCTGTTCACGATGTACATCGTCACCGCGTTCGCGCTCAGCTATTCGACGACGAACCTCGGCATGTCGCGCGACCTGTTCCTGAACATCGGCCTGCTGGTGGGGGCGGTGAGCTGCGTGACGATCCCGTGTTTCGCGTGGCTGGCCGACCGCTACGGCCTGCGCCGCATCTACCTGATCGGCGCGCTGATCGGCGTCGCGTCCGCGGTGCCGTTCTTCCTCGCGCTGGAGGCGCGGTCGATCGCGTGGATCGTGATCTTCTCGATCCTGCTCGCGAACGCCGCGCACGACATGGTCGTGAGTGTCCAGCAGCCGCTGTTCACCGAGCTGTTCGGCGCCGAATACCGCTATAGCGGCGCGGGCGTCGGCTACCAGTTCGCGAGCGTGGTCGGCGGCGGGTTCACGCCGTTCATCGCGGTCGGCCTCGTCAGCGTGGCAGGCGGCTCGTGGCACCTCGTCGCCGGTTATCTCGCGGTGGGCTGCCTGATCTCGCTGATTGTCGCCGCGCGGATGCGGGCGGCGCAATAA